Within Primulina tabacum isolate GXHZ01 chromosome 5, ASM2559414v2, whole genome shotgun sequence, the genomic segment GTTTCTCTCCACCATAACTTCTAGCTGTATGCTCCTGCCCTTGGGCTTTTTTCGCATTGAAGCTGATTCATTTTCTTTGTATCAGGTTATGGACGTGTTTAATAAAATAGCCGAGCTCTTCCCTGGTGTGGCAGGTTCTTCTTAACCATCTTCATCCTAACATGAAGACCGGTGATATGATATGCCATGGTTCTTGAGATTCTGCAAGCTTTTTTCTGATTTCTGCTGCATGCGACTGAGTTGTGATACCCATGTGCGTCAAGTTTGCATCGACGTCACTATTTAGGAAGTTTGTTGCATTAAGATTTAAAATATCATCTTCTTCCAAACTGTCAACAAGGGTGCTATCAGCCATCTCTCCTCTCCCTTGAACAATGTTCGTTTGTTTTGTCTTGTTCCTGTGGTTGCAAATGGAGTGAAAGCATTCAAGTGCAACACCAGATACTGACCAATCATTTCAGATCTTTCATAGATTCTTGGTTCAGTTTGAGTGCCCAACCGTGTTAATGCCCATAATGTAGTGTGTGATATCTCCATTTTATGATCTTTCAAGTTTTGCTTTAGACCTTTTATTTATTCTAAGCATTCTTGTATTCTGACTTGCTGAAGACATCTGgcaaatatcataattttatattcTTATACAACTAGTAatgccccccccccccccccccaatcCGTCACTCTTAAATAGCGTTGAAGTAACATAAGACAACTTGTGATTCGGTGCCTAGGTCCAATGTCAAAAGAAACTTGGTCTTAGCACTCTCTGGATCTGCGTGTTTTAACAATTCAATTACCTAACTCTTTTGGGACATAAATACTAAATAGTCATGTTTCATCGAAATTTTGGtataaatgtataaattttgGGTATTGATATACTTTTATCAAGTGTAATTTTTATAGTATATGTACGACACGAAAACTATATGCAAAAAATGTATGTACATGTCGGTGAAATTATGATACAATTATGTGAATTTTAGGTACTAATTAAGTCAAATTAGTATGCATTTATAattttgttacatgtttttAGGGCAATATAGGTACAAAAAGTTATGACATACATTTACACATTTCAGGTACCAAGTAACTCAAATTGAGTAtacaaaattctaattttttggCACAAAACTAGAAGATCAAATTTTGGTATctgaattataatttttaattttctaaatTCGGTGTGAAAAAACAATGTGTTTTAAAGACCTTTTTCTTTTGGTAATGAAACAAGGCCTTCTTTTTAAGCTTCTTCCACTATATTACGAGTCCGTTTCATGAAATAGGCCGCAATTTAGATGTCAAGATTCCCAACTCTAGCTATTGAATGGACAAACAATCTCTCCCCATAAGAGTACCTCAGGGTCTAGTCGTGATTCTCtgaattttggttaaatttTTATTCTCCCTTCCTTTGTCCTAGTAAGCTAAAAGATTGGTACTTGTATGGTTCTTATTTTTCAATCGTGACGAGTTCTTGCTAAATTTGTGGTTGGTTCTCCCCGTCTTTCTCTCTTCATGACTTAAGGCTTCAACGTCGTCGTCACTGAATGCTTGTTTATTTATAAGTTCACTTGATTCTTCATAGATTGGAGGAACAATGATTGGGGTTGTAAACAAGTTTTTTATTACATCCATATTTATGTGGGCAGCACCTGTTGCAATTCTGTATGGATTCAATCACAAGTTATCACCGGGTAAGCATGCGTTTTTATCAACAAATTATAAAATGGTGGCTTTTGGTTAATGAAACCACGCAAAATGTTCTCAAATTTTATCTTGGAGATATGGTcagataagaaaaaaaattaagaaacaaGCTGTGAACTTGACCTCTTCCAAAGGTTCTTGTTAAAAAGTGAGTGTGGGTTTATGCTTTTGTTACATAATTCTCACTGGTTAGGCAGCACATGGAATACAAGTTTTTTTAGAAGAAATTATTGGGTTTGTACTATTGCCAATTATGCTATCGATTCAATCAAATAATTATCGGTTTTGCACTATGAAAGGCTGCATAAAGCATCGCATAAGTAGGTGTAGCAAGCGCCATGACTCTGATGAAAATAACCAACCAGCCAAAGGTTCTAATACACCTGTGGAAATAGGACACCCTATTGATTGAACATTGTACTGCTGTCCATGGTTCctgtttcaaaattttattcttCTGTTGTCTAAAGATGTGTCTAGTATACTGTGAATCAACTCTGCATCATCTCCTTACCTCGCTCATGCACATACCAAGTAGCACCTGACGTACAGCTGAATTTCGAGTCAAGAAACCAAAAAGTTCATATTCTATGGCTGTATCTATTTTTCTAATACCTACTGTCATGCTTTTAGAACAGGTAGTACTCAGTTGTCACTTGAGTCCATGACACTGTAGAGTGGAATACTCGCAGTTATCTCTGTGAATGTGGTTATCGGATTATACATTTACTTGGCCATGAAAGAACCTTCAGACAAACACGAACCAGACCCTAAATTCCTTGCCGATGCCAAGGCTAGCATGAATCAGTCCAGGCCAAGCGAAGCAGACAGTACGAAacaggaatatatattctgattcAGGGCCACTTTTGGATGATTTAGCACCTGTTTTGCATATTCATTTCCACATATTTGGTTGTTATTGTTTCTGAAATTTGGATGCTTGGCCATTCAACTTATGAGTAGTTGACAAACTCAGGTGTTTCTATAATCATCTCTTGCTATTGTTCTGTATTAATTTACCATTTCAATCTATTACCTTTGAGTAGAGCTACGATCATTTCTTTATAATGAGAGTTATTACATCTTACTAaaattaaaacatttttttttactttttttcatgtatttatGTGTCAAAATGTAGACACCTGCACAAAAATGTTTTGCATATTCACACGAAATGagaagtattttttttatttttttggtacAGACCAAGGACTACCAAAAGATCCATCAAATGCAACTAAATTgtcgttattattattatttttaaaaatgcatctaaattattaaataaaataaactatttattcgtaaaagtaaaaatatcaacTTTGCAAAAAgaataaatgttaaattaaaatctattaaaaaaatttaaattaagagCAAAATGAGTAACACCACCAAGGACCCAGACACACTTTCTGGTTTCTACTACTTCGATTTTCGAACTCACTGAATCGATCGATGATGCCTTCTCCATCAGCCATCTATTACTCTCTGTTTTCACTTCACGTACTCTTGCTGGTATTGCTGCTGTTGCCTCTTTCATCCATCTGGGCATCGGAATATGAGTTCAAATTGGATGGTAAAGTCTTGGAGCTACGCGATTCCAACTTCGACGCCGCCATTTCAAAGTTCGATTACGTATTCGTCGACTTCTACGCTCCCTGGTGTGGCCACTGCAAGCGCCTAGCGCCAGAGGTTTGTTTCTTTGCTATGTTTACGACCTCATTTCATCTTTTTATAGTCAAAATCGGATCTTGATGTGCGGCGGTGTTACTATGGCGCTTCTTCGTAGTTTATATTACGGATTGGCGTGGTCCCAGCAGAGTTTTGAATGGGAGAATTTGAAAAACATGATTGATGATTTCTGTGGAACTCTGTAAATGGTCTCAGCGTTTGTGACACCATTGATTTTGACTTGCTCTAACGTGCAAAGATGAAACTACGTTCATAGTTGAAGTGAATTTAACCAAATATGCCTCAATTTTTTTCCTTACTAAATGTGGAACTGACTTGAGGAGAGTCGAGTGAACGAAGCACATGAAATGACTTTATCATGTTTTAAGCCCATCAAGGGCTATGTCTTTTTTGTTCTTCATTTCTTCTTTCTAGTCCACTTTCCGATTATTTGGCGCGTGCTAGAAAGTTGACTAATGACAGATACGAATGTTAAAATGCAGTTAGACAAAGCAGCCCCGATTTTAGCTGGACTGAAGAAGCCCATAGTTGTTGCTAAAGTAGATGCTGACAAGTATAAAAGTCTTGCTTCTAAGCATGACATTGAGTATGTTTCATAGCCTTGTGTCATATTATTATTCTAACCGCCTGGCTTTTTAGAAGTATGCTTTCTTTTTATTTGGATGAACTTGTTAAGTTTTTGTTATCGTTCTGATATAAATTACTATGATAATAGAGAAAGTATTTGTAACTGTGTATTTTGTTCATACAGTGGGTATCCAACTCTAAAGATATTCGCGCATGGAGTTTCTACTGAATATTATGGACCAAGGAATGCTGATTTGCTTGTTCGACATTTAGTAAAATTTGTTGCTCCTGATGTTGCTATTCTGAGTTCTGATTCTTCTATAAGAGAATTTATTGAAGCAGCTGGTAGTTATTTTCCTATATTCATAGGCTTTGGCTTAAACGAGTCCACAATATCAAATTTGGCTATCAAGTATAAGAAGAGAGCATGGTTTTCTGTTGCCAAGGATTTCTCTGATGATATAATGACTAAATATGATTTAGACAAGGGACCTGCTTTGGCTGCAATTAACTTAGGCTCCAATGAATATAGCATTTTCTATGGGCCTCTTGAAGGTTAGAATGCCTCTACTTTAGTggttatatatttcaattatagGCATTGATGCATATATATAGTAAATGTTATGGAAATATATGAATATTATAATCACTTACGGAGTTAAGGTCCCCCTGTGACTAATCATGGACTCAAACTTTATGGTGATACTAATCGTTATTGCTCCTGCTACGAATTGCAGAGAAATTTCTTGAGAATTAcataaaacataattttttcCCTCTGGTTCTGCCATTAAATCAAGAAACGTTGGAGTTGCTTGAGGATGATCCCAGAAAAATTGTTGTGACGATATTGAATGATGAAGGAGATGAGAAATCAAAAGGATTGTTAAAAGTTCTAAAGGCTGCTGCCTCTGAAAATCGCGACTTGGTATTTGGTTATGTGGGGTTCAAGCAGTGGGAAGATTTTGCTGAATCGTTTGATGTCTCCGAGAAAACAAAGCTTCCGAAGATGGTGTTATGGGATGGCAATGAGAGATATTATTTGGTACGTGACAGCACCTTACTCTATAAAGATACCTTCACTAATTTTTGTGGTTTTACAAACTTCCTATATCGATTAAGATATTGCAAACATGCATATTGATGTCGTGTTATTGTTTGAACTAAGGTTATCGGTTCAGAGAGGATTGATGAAACAGATATGGGGACTCAAGTATCAAGATTTCTGGAAGGTTATAGAGTAGGAAGAGTTATAAAAAAACGCTACGGTGGTTCTGTCTTGATGGATTTCATAAACTCACAACATGGAGGGAGATATGTTCTCATTCTTATATTTGTAGCACTGGTAATGGTGCTGATTCGGTCAACAAATATGGAGGAGCCTCCGACTGTGGGTATCCGGGACCAAGTTGATGATTCAAGAAACTCCACCGTGCACCCAGAAACGAAAGACTCGCATCGAAATGAGAACAAGGAAGACTGAGTTTATGCTCACTGAACCGCAGACAATTGTGATTACTACTAACAATGGCGAACCAATTAGTTCAAGGGAAGTGAGCGCAATTTGTTTTTAGCTTCTTGTGTCTTAGTTTGTATCATGTAAGAAAAAATGGACAAACCTACAGTGGAATGGAATTTCAAGTATTTACTACCGGTGGACGTGACGTTGATGAAAATTTGGACGAATTTCACTTTTTGATCTGCGCATAGCATGTAGCTTCGTGGGCTTCTTACACGACTGCAGTGCACTTCGAAAAAACGAAGGAAAACAAATTGGTGAAAACAAATTTAACAGACGAAGAGGAATTAAACTAACAAAACTTAACATCCGTACCAAAACAGCCGGGAAAAGAACAAGAAAAGAAGTAAATTCACAAGAAAAAAAATGCATAAACGAAGAAACTATATATCTTATGCTACAATGTACAGATTTGTAGTCTGTCCGCAACGTAAAACCATCCACAGCTCGATAGATGTATAGATCTTCCAGTCAAATCAACTTTGTATCCTGCTGTCGTCTGACAAAGCTTTGGCAAAATCAACAATCAGAGGTACCTTCATTAGCATCCTGGAAGAGACTGGGCTGATGCAAAAGGTGAAAAGCTTGCAGCTGACTCGCTGTAATGCAGTGGATTAGGAGGTCGACTCGAAGACCCAATATAACTCGACGAAGCATTGCTTGGGCTAGGAATATATGGAGACGTGTATCTGGAATTAAGAGGCGATAGCGTAGGGTAACCCAGAGAGTGAGGTGAAATCAAGTAACTGCCAAGAGATCTTTGTGAAGACATATTTCTTAGATCGACTGAGCTTCGACTTGTACTTGAGTTAGGAGATTGATGGTAATATGAGTTGTGAGGAGTGGTAGAGACAGACTGGGGACGCGAAAAGGTGGTTGATTGCAGAGGTGATTGGCTGATTAGCATGGCTGATGATCTAAAAGATGATAGCGTAGATGATTCTGGAGATGACAGTAAAGGTGTAGATTCTGATGCTGGTGGTTCACCCGTGCTGGTTCTTGCATCACGCTTGCAGACTGGACAGAATGTTCTCCATGATGTTAGCCATGCATCGACGCATACGGCGTGAAATTCTGTAATGAAAGAAGTAACTAATGGattacaatttaaaaattagacGAAACAAGTAAATGCTATAAAAATAAGAAGAGGCTTACTGTGACTGCATGGGAGAATTCTAAGCTTCTCTCCAATGTTATAGTCTTCAAGACATATGGCACACGTACTTGAGGTACAATTGTCCTCCAAAACTGCAGTAAAATTTAGGCTTGGCATAGCTTTTACCAGGCGGCGGCTCATCCCATGAAATTCTCGTACACGAGGAGCTTGAGGCCGTTCTCTTCTGATGCGATGCCTTCGAATGAAGAAACAAGTAGCCAACACAGCAGACATGGCGAGTAACGATATGAAAGATATAGCCATAATAGCCCATGCTGAGTTTTCATAGACCGGGGATATCCATATCTCAGTATCAACAGCACCGGCGTATTTTGCCAGAGTTTCACCCGAGGCTTTGGATACAAAAACTGCATTGATCTTTACACCAGCAGAATTTCCAGCCACTACATTTTACAATACCAACAATTCATGATTTTATAGCGCAAACTGATTCTAATCTTTAATCAGCAGCCTCAATTCTATAATAACACGCAAAATGATTGATGAAATCACAGTAAAGGTGAGAGCTGAAGATAGAACAATACTTGCAACTAAATCGCCATCCTCATTATCATAGACGATGGCTGCTTTGAACCCCGCAACTTGTGCTCTCCTGACTTTCTCATCAAAGCTACATACTCCTCTGATCATTAATGCAAATGGATACCTGGTATCATTCATTTTTGTATCAATTTTATTAGTCAAAGGAGAGCATGCGTCCAATGGTTCTGCCACATATAATGTGCCATATATTCCCGACCCTTTCACCGATGGAGCTGAAATTGCAAAAATATGTATCAGCAAACACAGAACAAATCAGGATACTGACCTAGTCTATCCTTGTTATTGGGAGATTGTCTAGAATAGAAATACAGTCTTCCAAGTTCTCAAATATAAAcgcacaaaaaaataaatgtatccAATCCTTATACTCCCATCTCAACACAGTTTCTTTCTATCCATTATTGTCTGAACACAGCCAAGAAAATAAGCTAATGCCTGACAGTTTCATTAATTTGCTGGAATACACGTCCTCAATTCTATGCTAAATCACTTGATAGGAAGGACTTTGCACGTATGATCTCGAACATAATGTGGGAGAATTCGGAAGCCTTGATCATCCTTTTGCAAGAGAAGTGACCCTTCTGATTCGATAAACTTGAACACCAAATCCAGAATTCCCCAGCTAAATTTAAGtattaaaatacacaaacatCACATCCACACAATCTCAAGATTCCCCAGATAAAGTTTGTGTCTTTCCATCACcagtaattaaaataacttaaagttGAACCAGTATCAACAAAGGGAGAGATATAATGGGATCTAAATAGGTCCATCATGAAAAACAAGAAACAGCTTCGACACAGAAAGAGAAGACTCAAATCAAGCGCATATTGAATCACCTAAGAAATCCCAAAACTACGTAATAGATTGGTTTTGCCACCtgataaaaaattcaaatcatccacaagaaaaaaaaataaactcacCAAAATTAGCTTCAATGTCTTGAAAGGATGAAGTAACATTGTTGCCAATCAAAACCACCTCCCCAAAAGCCGTGCAAGCACACATTAAACAGAAAAGGCAGCGGAAAAATACCCAGAAATTCAACATAATTTCTAACCGCAAAGATCTCAACTTTTTTCAACAAAACCCGAAAACCCCCCGCTTTCACTCAAGACAAAATAGAACCTTTTATCTTCAAAAATAACTGTAGAGTTTTCTCAGAATTGAGACATCAGCTTCCATAATGCAGTACGAATCTTGAAGGGCTTTTGCAAACGCTTCTTGGGTTGGTTCGATTTCAATaggattattttattttaaaaatgaaaattacataTATGGTATTTCTATGGTTTGTCTTTATTTGTGTGGGTGTGCTTTAATGGTGATAATCTTTGCGCTGGATCCATGAATATCCGTCCaactaataaataaataaatatatacataatattaaataacatgAGGAAAAAATTACGATAATATTCAATCTTGACTTTAGTTGACCaaggaaaaataatttgatttttaCTCAAACTAGTGTCCTTAAAAAATTGccaataatttattattatctacaatttgataaaaaaaattacaaaaatgtCAATGCTATATTATAAATtgcaaataaaatataaaatttaatataagcgtttggcataaaaaatattcagtttgtgacttatttttttttattttataaacggtacatcatcaaaattcttaattttattaGTAGCTTATTCTATTGACTATTTGTACGATTTATTCTTTAAGTGTCAACAGGATTATTTGTAGCTTTTATAGggtttattgaaataaataataataatttgattgaCCCACATATTATCAAATAGTGTAATAAAATTATCCAACCACCAACAAGATGTTCGACGTATCCAATTTCGAATGCCCGCAATATTTTGGATTTTGATCGGATAAGCATTCATATTTGGGTATAATAATATACCGAaattggttttttaaaaaaataaaaacttactGTGAGACGATCTTCATGggtcatattttatgagacaaagattttatttgagttatccatgaaaaaaatattactttttatgctaagaatgttactttttactgtgaatatcgatagggttgacacgtctcacatataaagattcgtaaaatcgtcttacaagagacctactcttaaaaAAAACAACTCGATATCTTATTAGGTCACATTAAAGCGACTTCAAACTAATCTTATTCATTTTTAGTCAAAGGAAGTAATCTCACTAGAGGTGACTCTGTGTTCACAAACTATACCTGtaataattgaataaaatcgaATACAGTAGCATATAAGGTATTGTTTGtaattacttaaaaaaaatgAGATTCTTAACTTTTtgctttaaaaaaatcaatttgcatgttaaattcagattttgcaTCAGCTTGATAGCTTATGCTTAATTTAAATGAAATCTAAactttacaataaaaaattaatattaaaattacttatttatcaaatattattcatttttatatttcaattattaaaaCTTTTGTTTTCGGTATatctatttttaattttctccACTTCATGATCTATAaatgtaattattttttaaaaaccatAATGTATTGCAAACACGTCCTAAATTTAACAACCGAAAAGCTAAATATTATTACTTCTTCAAGTCACACGGGGTGTTTTTTACGGATATAATccaaaaaatatgtatttttgaGAATTCGGATCCATATAATTGGGCttctaataaattatttaacgtCATAGAAAAACAAAGATTCGAACAAAATACGCATGAAATAGTCTTAAGAGAGTAACTTCAAATCAAATGTTTTTTGGAAACAAGAACCGATTAACATGCGTCAAGGTAGCAAGTCTTGTTTTGAAATAACTCAGGCATCAGCAGCAGGTTGTGTCAACCCAGACTTCACCAACAACTTGTTGAGTTTATCCGCAGACCACACCTGAAACTTCACTTTCCCAGAAGACAGAAATATCTCCGACAATTCAAGCTTTTCTGAGTTGAGACTTGTGCTATCCATTGTCTTACTGAGCACCTTTATCGCAAGCTGTACCGCCTCTTCTCTAGTCATGTCGTCTTTGTAATCCTGCTTAAGTATGGATTGTGCAGCCTGGTTGTTAGCTCCAATTGCTGCAGCCTTCCAACCACTGAAATTCCCACTAGGGTCGCTCATGTAAAGCTGAAATCCGTAATTTTTGTCCCAGCCTGCAAACAGGAACGAAACACCAAAGGGGCGGAGGCCACCAAACTGTGTGTAGCCTTGCTTGGTGTCGCATAGAGACTGAACCAGTTGTTCCACTGGCATCGGTTCTTGGTAAGCATACGCATAACGCTGGGCCTGGAGTCTGGCTGTGTTGATAAGTATGTTGGCATCAGACATGATCCCAGCAACAGCACATGCTACGTGGTCATCAATCTTGTACATCTTCTCAACTGATGTTGAGGTCTCGAGCAGTTTAGAAACAACTTTCTTTTCGCCAACTAGGACAACTCCATCTGTACTCAAAATCCCAATGGCGCTCCCTGCATTTCCAATGGCTTCCATTGCATACTCAACCTGGTAAAGCCGACCTTCTGGGGAAAAGATAGTTGTACGGCTATCATATCTTCGAGACATCTACCAAAAAAGATACAGAAGGTTTATCGTGTAAGAATGGAGTCAATACGGATACATGACTTACATGCATTAACTCAGACAAAATTTTAGAACTTTGCCTGACACTTCctatataataaaaatgttgAAATTCTAGGTTTGAGAAAGAAATAAATGGAGATAAAGTTATCAATCCACAAACACAAACCAAACACAACTGGATGGCCATCCCTTAAAGAGCGCCACATATCAACAGTGATATTTTTTGGCTTCGAATTTAGAAAAAGGAAAACATGATAAGGTCCGTGCATTCAATAGCACTACAAGTTTCTCATACTCAGTGATACACATTAACACATTTGCTGCTACCGAAATCAGCATTACAGTTAGTATGCTAATACAGTCTCCagaggaacgatactcgtactctcgtacacgatattattacttgacatcgtgcacttgcgattatttcgagcttgaatattattaagttttactaaatattttacagtgcaagttttgctcgataaAACTTCAAGCAGGTTCAGCTACATAAATGAACTCTAACATTGAATAAGGCATATTAAGCAATCTAAATAAGATAACTAGGTATCAACAGACTGCCTATGCTCTTTCAATCAGGTAATCAAATCTGCTGTAACTTAAGAGTCCGCCTAAGCTGAATTATGGAGGAAGAAACTTTCAATTGTATGGAAATCATTGACCACATGCTCACATACCAAATGAACTCTAAGCAGCTTTAATTGCGGGTAACCCCACAAATGAATTATCATGTGTATTAACAAACGtaagttcagtttagtgacaagaCGAAGATGCACAGAATTAAGACCGTCGACGCCAAATAGTAGCAATATACAAAAGGCAGAACAAGTAAAAGTAGAAATATGGATGGACTAGGCGACTAGCATATGAAGTCTAATTGCGATCCTAAAATATTCAACATTTTAGGATAGCCACAAGAAATATATGCGTTCATCACAAATTATGCGTAGTCCCACCAATCACATGCAATAATAATCATATAAAATgatcaaaaagaagaaaattccCCCAAAACTTGACACCAATTCTTTCTTCACTCACAAACAGGGAAATCAACCGCGGAAAAAAGTGGAAAAATACTACTCATTTATCTTCCGATTACAATAACATCGATTAAAAATCTAACAACACAAAGAAACGACGGATTGATAAGAAGCCTGAAGAAATTGAACTCACTTTGCAACAGTCAATGCTTAGTTGAGAGGGAGCTAGGGAACTTGGGTTTCACGAAACGAAGGGGAGCTGATTTACGATTTCACAGCAAGAAGAGACTATGTGAAAATGTTAAGTCGCGTTTCCGTAACCCTTTTATCgcgttttattttctttagcgATTTAAAAGTAAAGGGATAGCAACCCAAGCACCACCCACCCCAGGATGCACGGGCCGGAAAATGTGTAAATTGGGCCTATCCAGTTAACGGACTGCTACGCGATCTAAAGTAAAGGGATAGCAACTCAAGCACCGCCCACCCCAGGGTGCACGGGCCAGAAAATGTGTAAATTGGGCCTATTTAGTTCACGGATTGTTAcgctattatttaatttaatctatTATTAAGAATCTCTctgataaagaaaaaaaattggtcTGTTATTTGTTTTTTCAATTTTTCCCTtatcaaaattacatttttgtttttattttttttaatttcaaaaatcatttttgtttttttttttaaattacaacGCTTCAAATAACACTTTAGTCCCtcgataatttgtcaaatttcactttagttcatagataattataaaaaaactgTACACACGCACCGCGTGTGCAAAGTAGCTAGTTTAATCTAAGACCTGATAGCTATTTTTTATGCATATCGTTTGATTCGTTCTCAtgagatatttgaaaataattatagTAAAACTTACTTCAAACGTCCCATTATTCACACAAATTGATAAGAAActaatctttaattaatttctatttttttaaattctaaTTTAAGATTACAAGACTAAAAATGTCAATTAAATAAGTGGTCTAATTGAATTGGATCGAGTATATTTTTAGCAAAAACTTATCAGAATTAATTCACACAAATCTGATTGTGGTTTAAAATACCATTGTATTGAGGGATTTTACATAGATGTAAAATATAATTCATCATCGTTCAAGAAAACAAAAGGTAAGAGTATATATTTTATGTAGGGTCCATCTAACCAACCCtgaattataaaatattaatataattaactaATATTAGGACCATATTTATGGGCCAACCCTacgtgtgtgtctatatatattacataaaacaaaaattatcCTGAAATGATTCAATAATTCAATTTTGTAagatataattaatatttagg encodes:
- the LOC142545829 gene encoding protein disulfide isomerase-like 5-2 — its product is MMPSPSAIYYSLFSLHVLLLVLLLLPLSSIWASEYEFKLDGKVLELRDSNFDAAISKFDYVFVDFYAPWCGHCKRLAPELDKAAPILAGLKKPIVVAKVDADKYKSLASKHDIDGYPTLKIFAHGVSTEYYGPRNADLLVRHLVKFVAPDVAILSSDSSIREFIEAAGSYFPIFIGFGLNESTISNLAIKYKKRAWFSVAKDFSDDIMTKYDLDKGPALAAINLGSNEYSIFYGPLEEKFLENYIKHNFFPLVLPLNQETLELLEDDPRKIVVTILNDEGDEKSKGLLKVLKAAASENRDLVFGYVGFKQWEDFAESFDVSEKTKLPKMVLWDGNERYYLVIGSERIDETDMGTQVSRFLEGYRVGRVIKKRYGGSVLMDFINSQHGGRYVLILIFVALVMVLIRSTNMEEPPTVGIRDQVDDSRNSTVHPETKDSHRNENKED
- the LOC142545830 gene encoding receptor homology region, transmembrane domain- and RING domain-containing protein 2-like, giving the protein MLNFWVFFRCLFCLMCACTAFGEVVLIGNNVTSSFQDIEANFAPSVKGSGIYGTLYVAEPLDACSPLTNKIDTKMNDTRYPFALMIRGVCSFDEKVRRAQVAGFKAAIVYDNEDGDLVAMAGNSAGVKINAVFVSKASGETLAKYAGAVDTEIWISPVYENSAWAIMAISFISLLAMSAVLATCFFIRRHRIRRERPQAPRVREFHGMSRRLVKAMPSLNFTAVLEDNCTSSTCAICLEDYNIGEKLRILPCSHKFHAVCVDAWLTSWRTFCPVCKRDARTSTGEPPASESTPLLSSPESSTLSSFRSSAMLISQSPLQSTTFSRPQSVSTTPHNSYYHQSPNSSTSRSSVDLRNMSSQRSLGSYLISPHSLGYPTLSPLNSRYTSPYIPSPSNASSSYIGSSSRPPNPLHYSESAASFSPFASAQSLPGC
- the LOC142545831 gene encoding proteasome subunit alpha type-4-like — its product is MSRRYDSRTTIFSPEGRLYQVEYAMEAIGNAGSAIGILSTDGVVLVGEKKVVSKLLETSTSVEKMYKIDDHVACAVAGIMSDANILINTARLQAQRYAYAYQEPMPVEQLVQSLCDTKQGYTQFGGLRPFGVSFLFAGWDKNYGFQLYMSDPSGNFSGWKAAAIGANNQAAQSILKQDYKDDMTREEAVQLAIKVLSKTMDSTSLNSEKLELSEIFLSSGKVKFQVWSADKLNKLLVKSGLTQPAADA